The following is a genomic window from Nitrospira sp..
ATTCAGCGAGGTATTCCGCAGCATCACACCGGGCAACAGGCCGGCTTCCAAGAGAATCTGAAAACCGTTGCAAACGCCGATCACCAGCCCGCCTTTGTGCGCAAACTCCTTCACCGCTCCCATGACCGGGGAGAAGCGCGCGATGGCGCCGGTCCGCAAATAGTCCCCATAGGAAAACCCGCCCGGCAGCACGATCGCATCGAGCCCCGTCAGCAGGGTTTCCTTGTGCCAGATCATCTCCACAGACTGCCCCAGCACATCCTTGAAGATATACCGGCAGTCGTGATCGCAATTGCTACCGGGAAACACCGCCACGCCGATGTTCATCTTCGCTTTCCTACCCCCGCTCATCCTGAGTTGCGATGTATATTGACCAGGTGGCGGGGCTTGGTTCTACTGCGCGCATCGAACGAGCACTGTTTCATCGTGCGCGTTCTGCGAGCAAAGAGTCGAGCCCCACTACCTGGTCCTGAACCTATTGCAACTCGTACCGATAGTCCTCAATGACCGTATTCGCCAGCAGCTTCTCGCACATCGCCTTCACTTGCGACTCGGCCTTCGCCCTGTCCGATTCGTTCACATCCACTTCCATATATTTGCCCACCCGCACATTCGCCGCGTTCTTGAACCCGAGCGAGTCCAGCGCATGCTCGATCGCCTTCCCCTGCGGATCCAGAATACCCTGCTTCAGCGTCACATGAATCTTGGCCCTCATTGTGCCTTCCCCACTTCCTGCTGCTCCTTGGTTACCCGCTTCACGTATTTGCGAATTTGAAAGATCGCCCAGACCGTCCCCAACCCTGCCAACGACAAGAGGACAAAGGCCCAACGCCAGGGTGACTCCTTGAGGTGGTACGCCATCAACGCCACCGTGGCGGCCCACACCACAATCGCCGCCACCAGGCCATAATTCAAAAACAACTGCAGAAACCGGTTCATCTTTTCCCCGTCCCACCATTAAAAATCCAATGAGATTGACGAGGGGAAATGGAATCAAAGAGAGTCACCGGACTATCCTTCCCTGCGCGCATCGGACGAGCACCGTTTCACCGTGCGCGTTCTGCGAGGTGCGCGACGCGAGGAATAACGAGCGTCACGTTTGCGCACGCCGGCGAGGCGGTGAGCCGGCAGTGTCTTCGAAGGACAGTCTGGCGACTCCCTCGTATCCTTCCAAGGTCGCGCGTTGCGCGAACAAAGAAGGCAGCCCTACCGCCCCCTACCCACACACCCGCTTCAACACCTCTTGATACGCCTCTTCGATCTTGCCCAAATCCTTCCTGAACCGATCCTTATCCATCGACTCCTTCGTGGTCTGATCCCACAACCGGCAGGTGTCGGGGGAAATTTCGTCGGCCAGGATGAGCCGATTGTGAAAGACGCCGAACTCCAACTTGAAATCGACCAGGATCATGCGACGTTCTTTGAAGAACGGCAACAACACCGCGTTGATCTTCCTGCCCAGGTCACGCATCTCCCGCAGCACGGCCGGCGTCGCCACGTTCAACAGGCGGAGGTGATCGTCGTTCACCAACGGATCGCCGAGGGCATCGTCCTTGTAATAGAACTCGATGATTTCCGGCTCGATGGAAACCCCTTCCTTGAGTCCGAGCCGCTTCGCAAGGCTCCCCGCGACGACGTTCCGCACCACCACCTCGACCGGCACGATCGTCACCTTTTTGGTCAGCATCTCGCGGTCGCTCACGCGGCCGATGAAATGCGTCGGAATCCCCTGTTGCTCCAAGAGCCGGAACAGTCGTTCCGACACCTTGTTGTTGACCACACCCTTTTCGACGATGGTCCCGCGCTTCTGTGCATTGAACGCCGTCGCGTCGTCCTTGAAATACTGCAACACTTGGTCGGGCCGGTCGGTCGTGAAAATTTTCTTGGCCTTGCCCTCATAGATCATCGTGTCCGTGGGTTCACCAGCCATCACGCGCCTCCGCTACCGTGCGAACATTTCGAGAATATCGTCGAGGGGCCTGACTGTCCCCAACAACGTCGGATGCCCGAACCGCCGATTGTGACGAAACTCTTTCACCTGTTCGAGGGCGCGGATCAGGCCGTGAAACTCCTCCAGCTTCTCCGTTTCGAAGTAGGTGATGAAGTCGAAGTCGTCCAGTCCGCTGGAATGGTACAATTTTCGTTTCACGACGGACATATAGGGAAGCGCCGCCACGGTGTGCTCCTGTATCATGGCCATACGC
Proteins encoded in this region:
- a CDS encoding Phosphoribosylaminoimidazole-succinocarboxamide synthase, coding for MAGEPTDTMIYEGKAKKIFTTDRPDQVLQYFKDDATAFNAQKRGTIVEKGVVNNKVSERLFRLLEQQGIPTHFIGRVSDREMLTKKVTIVPVEVVVRNVVAGSLAKRLGLKEGVSIEPEIIEFYYKDDALGDPLVNDDHLRLLNVATPAVLREMRDLGRKINAVLLPFFKERRMILVDFKLEFGVFHNRLILADEISPDTCRLWDQTTKESMDKDRFRKDLGKIEEAYQEVLKRVCG
- a CDS encoding Phosphoribosylformylglycinamidine synthase, PurS subunit, with the protein product MRAKIHVTLKQGILDPQGKAIEHALDSLGFKNAANVRVGKYMEVDVNESDRAKAESQVKAMCEKLLANTVIEDYRYELQ